In a single window of the Bacteroides acidifaciens genome:
- a CDS encoding SusC/RagA family TonB-linked outer membrane protein, whose protein sequence is MVMKNVTKKIQKIPYLFLLMLFSFVTASAQKGITVRGTVLDSNGETIIGASVTLKGNNSVGTITDIDGNFVLTVPGEKSVLIVSYVGMKPQEVKIVSKGLIKVTLEDDTKQLEEVVVVGYGQQKKASVVGAIAQTTGETLQRAGGVSNVGAALTGNLPGVVTSASTGMPGDEDPKIVIRSVSSWNNSEPLILVDGIERPMSSVDMSSVQSISVLKDASATAVYGVKGANGVILVTTKRGNEGRAKIDVSMNMTAKVVSALPGRLESADALYVRNQAAEYELGLNPASWNKVLPMETIDKYRHPANLEEAERYPNVDWQKELFKDYAMSYNPSINLSGGTRHVKYFAAVDFLHEGDLFREWDNNRGYQAGYGFNRINARSNLDFKITKTTVLKANIFGSYGVKKSPWGIADDSFGASQLWQAAYSSPSDAFLPRYSDGTWGYYKPNSQGAPNSVLNLANAGYEMLTTTRVNTDFVLEQDLSFLVKGLRASAMISWDNVFVEAGRGVNDLNHGTQTKWIDPETGEVHYSNAQTDSKTGLDFQEGILWSTAGGAVRDWATQRNLFYQGQLSWSGKFGDHDVSAMGVFNRTERSTGSEFPHYREDWAFRATYSYGNRYFLEYNGAYNGSEKFSSDYRFELFNSGALGWMISEEKFFKPLRKWVDMLKVRYSVGEVGDDNLGIRFLYATQWAYGGKSYHGLNNRTESPYTWYKEATVGNPDVHWETALKQNIGVDYAFFDGLLAGSLEFFYDKRSDILIAGENRATPGYLGISAPAANLGRVRTKGYELELRVNKTLNNGLRLWGNFNMTHAENKILKYDDPVLRPAYQKSEGFAIGQDHAHLTAGFANTWDEVFAMPTHNTMNDQKLPGQYITMDYNGDGVIDANDSAPYGYTGTPENTYNATIGFDYKGFSCFVQFYGVTNVNRYVGFTSLHNNVNTVFDEGVFWSKDRFDADAPMPRINSTPSYYEGTRFHYDGSFIRLKNAEVAYTFTQPWVKKIGLNRFKIFLNGNNLWVWSRMPDDRESNFAGTGLASQGAYPTVRRFNLGIKFDL, encoded by the coding sequence ATGGTAATGAAAAATGTAACGAAGAAAATTCAAAAAATTCCTTACTTGTTTCTCCTTATGTTGTTTAGTTTTGTAACAGCATCAGCACAGAAAGGGATAACGGTGAGGGGAACGGTTCTTGACAGTAATGGTGAGACAATCATTGGAGCCTCAGTAACTTTAAAAGGTAATAATTCAGTAGGTACAATTACAGATATTGATGGCAATTTTGTATTGACTGTGCCCGGTGAGAAGTCTGTCCTTATTGTTTCGTATGTAGGAATGAAACCGCAGGAAGTAAAGATCGTTTCTAAAGGTCTTATTAAAGTAACATTGGAAGATGACACCAAGCAACTGGAAGAAGTGGTTGTGGTGGGTTACGGACAACAAAAGAAAGCATCTGTGGTAGGTGCTATTGCACAAACCACTGGTGAGACTTTACAGCGTGCAGGTGGTGTGTCGAATGTGGGTGCAGCATTGACGGGTAATTTGCCGGGTGTGGTGACTTCTGCCTCTACTGGTATGCCGGGTGACGAAGATCCGAAAATTGTAATTCGTAGCGTTAGCTCGTGGAATAATAGCGAACCGCTTATCCTTGTGGACGGTATCGAACGTCCGATGAGCAGTGTGGACATGAGTTCCGTACAGTCTATATCTGTATTGAAGGATGCATCGGCAACTGCTGTTTATGGTGTGAAGGGTGCCAATGGTGTCATCCTTGTAACCACTAAACGCGGTAACGAAGGCCGCGCCAAGATTGACGTAAGTATGAACATGACGGCTAAAGTGGTTTCTGCTCTGCCGGGAAGATTGGAGTCGGCGGATGCGTTGTATGTGCGTAATCAGGCTGCCGAATATGAGTTAGGCTTGAATCCTGCTTCTTGGAATAAAGTATTGCCGATGGAGACGATTGACAAATATCGCCATCCGGCTAATTTGGAAGAGGCCGAACGTTATCCGAACGTTGACTGGCAGAAAGAACTTTTCAAAGATTATGCCATGTCGTACAATCCGAGCATCAATCTGTCGGGTGGTACACGCCACGTCAAATATTTCGCTGCGGTAGACTTTCTGCACGAAGGTGACTTGTTCCGCGAATGGGACAATAACCGTGGTTATCAGGCAGGTTACGGATTCAACCGTATCAACGCACGTAGTAATTTGGACTTCAAGATTACCAAAACTACCGTGTTGAAAGCCAATATTTTCGGTTCTTATGGTGTGAAGAAATCACCGTGGGGAATTGCCGACGATTCATTTGGGGCTTCACAGTTGTGGCAGGCAGCCTACAGTTCTCCGTCAGACGCTTTCTTGCCCCGTTATTCCGACGGTACGTGGGGATATTACAAGCCCAATTCGCAAGGTGCTCCGAACTCTGTATTGAATCTTGCCAATGCAGGCTATGAAATGCTTACTACTACCCGTGTCAATACCGACTTTGTATTGGAACAGGACTTGAGCTTCCTTGTAAAAGGCTTACGTGCAAGTGCCATGATTTCGTGGGACAACGTGTTTGTGGAAGCCGGTCGTGGTGTCAATGACTTGAATCACGGGACGCAGACCAAATGGATAGATCCGGAAACAGGCGAGGTGCATTATAGCAATGCGCAAACCGACTCTAAAACCGGACTCGATTTTCAGGAAGGTATCTTGTGGTCTACAGCAGGTGGTGCTGTGCGGGACTGGGCTACTCAACGCAATCTTTTTTATCAAGGACAGTTGTCATGGAGCGGCAAGTTCGGTGATCACGATGTCAGCGCCATGGGAGTGTTCAACCGTACCGAGCGAAGCACTGGTAGTGAGTTCCCTCACTATCGTGAAGACTGGGCGTTCCGCGCCACTTACAGTTATGGCAACCGTTATTTCTTGGAATACAACGGTGCATACAACGGTTCCGAGAAGTTTAGTTCCGACTATCGTTTCGAGTTGTTTAACTCAGGTGCGTTGGGCTGGATGATAAGCGAAGAAAAATTCTTCAAGCCTCTTCGCAAGTGGGTAGATATGTTGAAAGTACGTTATTCTGTCGGTGAGGTAGGTGACGACAACCTTGGTATTCGTTTCCTCTATGCTACACAGTGGGCTTACGGAGGTAAGTCTTACCACGGTTTGAACAACCGTACCGAATCTCCTTACACTTGGTATAAGGAGGCTACAGTAGGTAATCCCGATGTACATTGGGAAACAGCTTTGAAGCAGAATATCGGTGTCGATTATGCTTTCTTCGATGGTTTGCTTGCCGGTAGTTTGGAATTTTTCTATGACAAGCGTTCGGACATTCTTATAGCTGGCGAAAACCGTGCTACTCCCGGTTATTTAGGAATTTCCGCCCCGGCTGCCAACTTAGGACGTGTGCGTACGAAAGGATACGAATTGGAACTTCGTGTAAACAAAACATTGAACAACGGTCTTCGTTTGTGGGGTAACTTCAATATGACTCATGCTGAAAACAAGATTCTCAAATACGATGACCCTGTGTTGCGTCCCGCATACCAGAAGTCGGAAGGATTTGCCATCGGACAAGATCACGCTCATCTTACGGCAGGATTTGCCAACACGTGGGACGAAGTATTCGCCATGCCTACACACAATACGATGAACGATCAGAAATTGCCCGGACAGTACATCACTATGGACTATAACGGTGATGGTGTGATAGATGCCAACGACAGTGCTCCTTACGGTTATACGGGTACTCCCGAAAATACGTACAACGCCACTATCGGGTTCGATTACAAGGGATTCAGTTGTTTTGTACAGTTCTATGGAGTGACCAACGTCAACCGTTATGTAGGTTTTACTTCCTTGCACAATAACGTGAATACTGTATTTGACGAAGGCGTATTCTGGTCAAAAGACCGTTTTGATGCAGATGCTCCCATGCCTCGTATCAATTCTACTCCGAGCTATTATGAAGGTACTCGCTTCCATTACGACGGTTCGTTTATTCGTCTGAAGAATGCTGAAGTGGCTTACACCTTTACACAACCATGGGTAAAGAAAATCGGATTGAACAGATTTAAAATATTCCTGAACGGAAACAACCTTTGGGTATGGTCGCGTATGCCGGATGATCGCGAATCGAACTTTGCAGGTACGGGATTGGCTTCGCAAGGTGCTTATCCTACTGTACGTCGTTTCAATCTGGGTATTAAATTTGACCTTTAA
- a CDS encoding RagB/SusD family nutrient uptake outer membrane protein encodes MKKYIIKYAVMACLSLGLAGTAASCTDYLDKAPESDVTPENAFKDFHNFQGFVEELYACIPDMAKQYWSNSWNWGEDEVIGVDCNYHMGYKVDQGDFWGWQAEHDGWGAGFMDCKTLNLDFTTPNDGFRWNRDLWPASWYGIRKCNTGLANLDLLTDATQEQKNAIAGQLYFFRGWFHFMLIQYFGGLPYIDRVLPPNETFNEPRLSYHECADKAADDFRMAADLLPIDWDKTSISPSTKGHNQLRINKIMALGYLGKNYLWAGSPLMNKVSTGSESYNQEYCRKAAEAFGELLTLVEKKQTQYSLVDFEDYSDIFYTYGKNAQMPGSTEALFRGLVADGWQNSTFGLALQFVPASYKKDNNPQLSPTANYVHYYGMANGLPLDDQESKWDKTHPWKGRDPRFYHDIRFDGSPMVSDDNKNSAEVGDLAVASLYTGGNARDDQFGSRTGFLLGKFIPVTANKWDDGWGWSPQLHIYCSYMRLADIYLMYAEAAANATGSSTGKSTNCTLTALAAINTIRERAGVEGVNDKYTGSIDLFNSEIRRERAVELAYEGHRFNDLRRWLLIDKKPYTEKTAVDFQRVGELAENPQETAVSGYTYRVIVTRNFTEKHYWLPLKLSDVTLYPEFYQNPGW; translated from the coding sequence ATGAAAAAATACATTATAAAATATGCTGTAATGGCTTGTTTGAGTCTCGGATTGGCGGGTACGGCTGCTTCGTGTACCGACTATCTGGACAAAGCACCTGAATCGGATGTCACTCCGGAAAATGCCTTTAAGGACTTCCACAATTTTCAGGGATTTGTAGAAGAGCTTTATGCTTGTATTCCCGACATGGCCAAACAATACTGGTCAAACTCCTGGAACTGGGGTGAAGACGAAGTGATTGGTGTAGACTGCAACTATCACATGGGCTATAAAGTGGACCAAGGCGACTTTTGGGGATGGCAGGCTGAACACGACGGCTGGGGGGCCGGATTTATGGATTGCAAAACTCTGAATCTGGACTTTACTACTCCGAATGACGGATTCAGATGGAATCGCGACTTGTGGCCCGCTTCTTGGTACGGAATCCGTAAATGTAATACGGGACTGGCAAATCTGGACCTGCTTACCGATGCAACGCAGGAACAGAAGAACGCCATTGCCGGACAGCTTTATTTCTTCCGCGGATGGTTCCATTTCATGCTGATACAATATTTCGGCGGATTGCCTTATATAGATAGGGTGTTGCCTCCCAACGAAACATTCAACGAGCCGCGACTCAGCTATCACGAATGTGCAGATAAGGCTGCCGATGATTTCCGGATGGCTGCCGACCTGCTGCCTATTGATTGGGACAAGACATCTATCAGCCCAAGCACGAAAGGACACAACCAACTGCGCATCAACAAAATCATGGCACTGGGCTATTTAGGTAAAAACTACCTGTGGGCAGGAAGTCCGTTGATGAACAAGGTGTCCACAGGAAGCGAATCCTACAATCAGGAATATTGTCGGAAGGCTGCCGAAGCGTTCGGGGAGCTGCTTACGCTGGTAGAGAAAAAACAGACGCAATATAGCCTGGTAGATTTTGAGGACTATTCCGACATTTTCTACACATACGGAAAGAATGCTCAAATGCCGGGTTCTACAGAGGCATTGTTCAGAGGATTGGTGGCAGATGGCTGGCAAAACTCAACTTTTGGTTTAGCTCTTCAGTTTGTACCTGCCAGCTATAAGAAAGATAACAATCCGCAACTTTCGCCCACAGCCAACTATGTGCACTATTACGGTATGGCAAACGGATTGCCGCTTGACGACCAGGAATCCAAGTGGGACAAGACTCATCCTTGGAAAGGACGCGACCCGCGTTTCTATCATGACATTCGCTTCGACGGATCGCCTATGGTATCTGATGATAATAAAAATTCGGCGGAGGTCGGTGACTTAGCCGTTGCATCCCTCTATACAGGCGGAAATGCCCGTGACGACCAGTTCGGAAGCCGTACCGGATTCCTGCTCGGCAAGTTTATTCCGGTGACAGCTAATAAATGGGATGATGGCTGGGGATGGAGCCCGCAGTTGCATATCTATTGTAGCTATATGCGTCTGGCAGACATTTATCTGATGTATGCCGAAGCTGCGGCAAATGCTACCGGCTCGTCTACAGGAAAGTCAACCAACTGCACGCTCACAGCACTAGCCGCAATCAACACCATCCGCGAACGTGCGGGAGTAGAAGGTGTCAATGACAAATATACCGGCTCAATCGATCTGTTCAACAGTGAGATTCGCCGTGAACGTGCGGTAGAACTTGCATACGAAGGACACCGTTTCAATGACTTGCGTCGCTGGCTGCTTATCGACAAGAAACCTTATACCGAAAAGACCGCTGTCGATTTCCAACGCGTAGGCGAACTTGCCGAGAATCCGCAGGAAACAGCCGTAAGCGGCTATACATATCGGGTAATCGTGACGCGTAATTTCACGGAGAAGCATTACTGGTTGCCTCTGAAATTGTCTGACGTGACCTTGTATCCGGAGTTCTATCAGAATCCGGGATGGTAA